In Physeter macrocephalus isolate SW-GA chromosome 9, ASM283717v5, whole genome shotgun sequence, the DNA window ATTGGACTACTATATTCATACCTATCTTTAATAGCTTTTGGCAGGATTAAAAAGATTGAGGCTAGTAagagttttcaaaaaaaatactgtgatttaagaaaaaagaaagaaaggaaagcttcCCAACAactttttctccccacccccatcttagggggtggggggtgaaaaTGCCTGCCGCCACGTGACCAACCCGGGcgccccggcccccacccccgccacgtGGCTGcgcccctcttctccctcttccccccAGCCCAAGGGTAGTGCCCCGAACTCTCACTGATGCCGAAGACCATCTGCGCAATAGTCCCTGGACCCGGGGGGTATCCCAGCTTCATGGGCTTCCGTGCCACCCAGTACACGTACCCGCCCGCCCCTATCAGCCCGAACCCGGAGAGCACGCGACAGCTCCAGCAGTTATTAAACAGAGGGGCTTCCGCTGGAGGGGTCGGCGCTCCGGGTGCAATGACGGGCGCGGGGTTGGCGGAGGAGGCGACCTCAGGAGGCGCAAAGTCTTTGACTGGCTTAAGCGGCTGGGAAACGAAAGAACCCATGGTTAGGAGCTCGGCCTCAACCGTAGGAACCTTCCCCCGAACTGACGTAAAAGATGTGCCCGGAAAGAGAGCGCTGGCGCGCTGCACCGGAAGCAGCCCGAGGgcctctgggaaatgtagttcttgCTTGCCTCGGAGGAGGGAAAAGACGGAGGTGGACTGCTGTACGGGTGTTCTGTGGCGAAAACCTTGGCCATGACGCAGGccagttttttttccctccgGTCCTTTTAAGAATTTAGCCAACTCCCTAAATGTCTCAACTCGCAGTCTCCTTAGAGAAAAAGTCTGGGTTTCTAAGTGTCCTGTCTAACAGGAAAGGTGAGACCTCGGGCATGTCACTTCACCTGTTTGTGTGTTTGACTTAAAAAGGTTGGAGGTGTTTGACTTTGACTTAAAAAGAGTTAAGTAGTTTGTGCCTGACTGTATGCTAGACACTTTGCTAAGCGATTATCTGCATTATGCCATTTGCTATTCCCGACCCAACAGGGTATCAGTTTCCCAATACGTGACAAAACTGGTTAGGTGACATAGCCATAGTAGACCCAATGTCTATGTGAAGATGGAATCAAATTTCTTAAACGCTACCTGTACATAATGTGAAGGGACTACACAAATATAAGACAGGTATTAGAAATGGGTTTGAATTACTTGCATAAACACTTTTACTGTAGCATTTTTTATCCCACCTTTCCTTTCTTTCGGGTAGGGTTGGGCATATGTTTCTTGTGCTGGGTTGTTCTCAGAGGATTATTGGTAAGAACAAAGGCATTTAGAATTCAGAGGTTGTTTCTGTTAGAGGAGATGGGGGAAAGTAGGATTAATTTCAGGTTTTAACTTTTGTCCTTTAGAATGGCGTAAAAATTaacatgataaaaagaaattcactCTTCACCTTTCTGAAACGGGGATGTGATTTTGGGAAGactaaaaagaagacaaaaataaagatatggttaaataggagaaaataaaatagtgagaaTACTAGATTGCCTGCTGATTAATTTCTAAGACCATCCCCTTTTCCCtaagtaaataaatcaataaatctatATCTCCGTGTGTTGTGTAGTAGAAAGGCAAACCTTTGGGAAATTTGTGATCTGTACCTAGCTCTGTCACTACGAGTCAGCCATATGACACAGAGAACGTTATTTATTCTCTCCGGCCTGTAGTTACCTCATGTTTGAAATGAGATTTGAAATAGGTGATATCTAACTTCAAAATTCTATTATGTATTAGTAATCTCTCTTTAGataacattatgctaagtgctgTACCAAATGAATTCAACAGTATTTCGCTTAGAAATTCATAGTTTATGGCTGCTGCTTCTTGCTGTGCTCAGATAAAATATCCTATAGTGCATTTGATTTCTTCTTATGTATGTGAGAAAGAAATCATCATTTGGCAATGGTTACCAAACATTTTGATCACActctatggaaaaaaaagactgagccCGCAATAGAATTTATGCATgcctatttattatttataaattatctatTAATATACTACTTTATACAGTATTATAAGGGTAAGattaaataatagaaatggaaattttaatattttctcatatcCCAATAGATGGGATTGTGCATCTCCATGGATATCATGGTTATTAGGTATGTGACtttactaatttatattttatctaaaagCTTACCTTCTCTAGTGTGCTTATAACAGCTAAGAATGTCAGGAGATGAGATCTTTAATTCTCCAAACAAATATTATTAGAATGGGCTACAATACTTTTTGCCAATAACaggcaagattttattttaaccactgtttttttaaagtaccttCCAAAAGATGTGTTTGTTCTCTTATGATTGCCTCAGATGaatgattttaacttttttgtgcTATTGTGATATGCCTCCAAAACTCTCAGTGGCTTCTATGGAGTCCATGTTCTAGAACTGCACATAGTGCAAATTGAAATGTACTTATATAATTTTGATTGGAAAATTATTGGAAATACTGATACCTCTTAAGATAAATGAAACAGTAAGGTCTGAGGATAAGGGTAGAGGCCAGTGAAAGCAAGCAAAATTGTAATTAGAGGAAGAAGTGTGCATTTGGTGGGAAAGACATAGGAGGAAAAGGTTGAAAGCTAACTTTACCTCATTATctctattgtatttatttcttttactacTTACTGTCTCTACGGTTCATTTTGCACTTATGACTCACAAGGCCTATGTCGTCTcccatagattttaaaaatgcaaaaggcGTAAAAAGGTACTTAATAAAAAGTATCCTTCACACTCCATTCCCCAGCCGTCCAGTTCCCCTTCACCAACACAGCCAGCCATACCAGTTTCCTGTGTATCTTTTCAGAGTTATCTCTGTGCACCTGTGTGCACCTTTCCTCCAGTTATCTGGGACATGAGTCTCTAACAGTCAGTGAGTAAAGATcgtcttcattcttttgtatggctccataggattccattgtatggatgtactatACTCATATATTGATGGACATTAATAGACATTTAGACTGCTTCCATTCTTTTGCTATTACATATAGTGCCACAATAAATAACCTTGTGCCTACATCATATCACAAACATATACATCTTAGAATATATTTCTGAAAGGGTATAGTGTTTATAAGCTTGGTGAACAGAATCAAATTGCCCTTTATAGAAgtggtaccaatttacactctcaccaacaaGTAAGAGAAGACCTGTTTCCCCACCCAATTCCCTAAAATAGTGAATTATTGAACTTCAGTCtctgccaatctgataggtgaaaatggtttaattttcttattataagTGAGCTTCTTTATGTGTATTGAAGGacaatttgtatttccttttctgtgaactgtcaATATTTTTGTCCATGTTTCTCATTGGattgtctttttctcattgatttctaGGAACTCTTTATAATTAGTGAGATTAACCTTTTGTTTGTGATatcaattcacatttttttctcccaatttgaTATTTGCCTTTTGAATTTGCTTGTTGTACTTTTTACCATGCACATTTTTTAAACCTGTAATTGAGTttatcagtttttacttttatagCTTTTGAGCTTCATGTCATAAATAGAAAGGCCTTCCATTTTCTATGGTTTcccctgggatttttttttttttaacagttaaaaATTTAATACGTTTGGAATTTATCCTATTACTAGCTGTCAGGAATGgaatcagattttctttttcttttccttttcttttccctgatcCATTTTTCTCAACACTGTTTATTAAATAGTACACCTTTTCCCCACCTATTTGAAATGCCACATTTTCTAAAATGCCATATGTTAATGTATGTCTATTCCTGGACTTCGCATTCTGTTCCATGATTTCTCTGTTTATCCATGTGCCAGTGTCAGACTATTGTAATTACTGAAGTTCTGTAATGGGTTAATACTTGGAGACTGATCCCTCTCTATTACTCTTCTGTTGCAGACTTCTCTTGgctatttttgcttgtttattttcccACATGAACTTTTGACTCAGCT includes these proteins:
- the DMAC1 gene encoding distal membrane-arm assembly complex protein 1: MGSFVSQPLKPVKDFAPPEVASSANPAPVIAPGAPTPPAEAPLFNNCWSCRVLSGFGLIGAGGYVYWVARKPMKLGYPPGPGTIAQMVFGISIACWGVVILSDPKGKAFRAG